A genome region from Manis pentadactyla isolate mManPen7 chromosome 5, mManPen7.hap1, whole genome shotgun sequence includes the following:
- the DRD5 gene encoding D(1B) dopamine receptor: protein MLRPGRNGTAYRAWFGRRYLAQGGAVGGSAGAAPLGPAQVVTAGLLTLLIVWTLLGNVLVCAAIVRSRHLRAKMTNVFIVSLAVSDLLVALLVMPWKAVAEVAGYWPFGTFCDVWVAFDIMCSTASILNLCVISLDRYWAISKPFRYQRKMTQRMAFAMVGLAWTLSILISFIPVQLHWHRDKAGSWRGMNAPSNLANGTPWEEAGEPQLRAENCDSSLNRTYAISSSLISFYIPVAIMIVTYTRIYRIAQVQIRRISSLERAAEHAQSCRSRAACAPDTSLRASIKKETKVLKTLSLIMGVFVCCWLPFFILNCMVPFCSGRPEGPRAGFPCVSETTFDVFVWFGWANSSLNPVIYAFNADFRKVFAQLLGCSRLCFRTPVEAVNISNELISYNQDTVFHKEIAAAYMHMIPNAVTPGDEDVDKEEKEGPFDQMSQISQTSPGGDPAAEYAWELDCEGEISLGKITPFTPNGFHETA from the coding sequence ATGCTGCGGCCGGGGCGCAATGGCACCGCGTACCGCGCGTGGTTCGGGCGGCGGTATCTGGCGCAGGGGGGCGCCGTGGGGGGCTCGGCGGGAGCGGCGCCGCTGGGGCCCGCGCAGGTGGTCACCGCCGGCCTCCTGACCCTGCTCATCGTCTGGACCCTGCTGGGCAACGTGCTGGTGTGCGCGGCCATCGTGCGCAGCCGCCACCTGCGCGCCAAGATGACCAACGTCTTCATCGTGTCTCTGGCTGTGTCTGATCTCTTGGTGGCACTGCTGGTCATGCCCTGGAAGGCGGTCGCAGAAGTGGCCGGTTACTGGCCCTTTGGGACCTTCTGTGACGTCTGGGTGGCCTTCGACATCATGTGTTCCACTGCCTCCATCCTGAACCTGTGTGTCATCAGCTTGGACCGCTACTGGGCCATCTCCAAGCCCTTCCGCTACCAGCGCAAGATGACCCAGCGCATGGCCTTTGCCATGGTCGGCCTGGCTTGGACCTTGTCCATACTCATCTCCTTCATCCCAGTCCAGCTCCACTGGCACAGGGACAAAGCAGGCTCCTGGCGCGGGATGAACGCGCCATCCAACCTGGCCAATGGGACGCCCTGGGAGGAAGCCGGGGAGCCACAGTTGAGGGCAGAGAACTGTGACTCCAGCCTGAACCGAACCTACGCCATCTCCTCCTCGTTGATCAGCTTCTACATCCCGGTGGCCATCATGATTGTGACCTACACGCGCATCTACCGCATCGCCCAGGTGCAGATCCGCAGGATTTCCTCCCTGGAGAGGGCCGCGGAGCACGCGCAGAGCTGCCGGAGCCGTGCGGCCTGTGCGCCTGACACCAGCCTGCGGGCATCCATCAAGAAGGAGACCAAGGTCCTTAAGACCCTGTCGCTGATCATGGGGGTCTTCGTGTGCTGCTGGCTGCCCTTCTTCATCCTTAACTGCATGGTCCCCTTCTGCAGTGGACGCCCCGAGGGTCCTCGGGCGGGCTTCCCCTGCGTCAGCGAGACCACCTTCGACGTGTTTGTCTGGTTCGGCTGGGCCAACTCCTCCCTCAACCCGGTCATCTACGCCTTCAACGCCGACTTCCGGAAGGTGTTTGCCCAGCTGCTGGGGTGCAGCCGCCTCTGCTTCCGCACCCCGGTGGAGGCAGTGAACATCAGCAATGAGCTCATCTCCTACAACCAGGACACCGTCTTCCACAAGGAGATTGCAGCAGCCTACATGCACATGATCCCCAATGCCGTGACCCCGGGGGACGAGGATGTGgacaaggaggagaaagagggccCTTTCGACCAGATGTCCCAGATCTCTCAGACGTCCCCAGGTGGTGACCCTGCTGCCGAGTATGCCTGGGAGCTGGACTGCGAGGGTGAGATTTCATTAGGCAAAATAACGCCTTTCACCCCAAATGGATTCCATGAAACCGCGTAA